The Juglans regia cultivar Chandler chromosome 16, Walnut 2.0, whole genome shotgun sequence nucleotide sequence TTGGCAAGATGATGGCAAAGGACACGTCCCGGGAGTTTCTATATTCTCTTCTCGAAGGGTAccctattattttttcttgacatGTAATACACTGGCCTTTTCCTCCTCAACCTTTCTCTTACTATCCCTTACTTTTGGGTACCCTTTCTTCTTAGAAGTTTTAGTTGCCACTTTTGCAATGGCTGGGACTTATGCAGCTGCTATTTTTTGCGTTACACCATATGAACCCAAGTGGTTTCGTCTCATCTCTATGGTAGCAGCTGTGCCTTACATTCTAAGGGGGCTAGTCTATTACTTTTCCTTCGGGCCCAGCGCCGAGGCCGAGGCCGAGGCCGAAGCCTAGGCCAGGGGGGTGCAAGGAGGGGCCTAGGACCCCCAATTGGCTctgaacaaataataataataataataatttttatatttctcttaGTTTTTTTATACTGTTATTCTTATTCTTGTCCACAATTCATAGCTGGCTGCCCATGCAACCCGTTTAACCTTTCTAAGTAGAACCAGTTTTATTTtcgttcatttttttcttttactgctttgttgtagtgtatatatatatatagatttttgtTGGTGTCCTCGCCCTCCTCATTTACCGttgattaatattaatatctagtttgtttataaagaagatggaagaaaaaaaaacctcagcCTCTACGTACTTCGATTCATATACACTATATTGCGCCTGTTATTCGTGCAGGTTCATGTACTGAGTAAGATGTTTGATTGACAACTCCGGCCAATCGATCGACATGGTAATCATGCATAGACATGAAAATTAGTTTAATAACGTTTAGAGAACCTGGAATTAgatctaatttattttcctaaccttattttattttccatgcACGATGATGATATATTTCTCCTtcgaaaaattatatttatcattttcatataatacactccattttttttatttttttttctcttatcaaatgtgtaatagatggatgataagtagaagaattcaataagtttaagaagaataaaactaaaattaaaaactaaaaaaatgtgatgtatagtgtgtgaagatgataagtagcaaaGCTCATGACACACGAGCTTTATCCATATCACTATTTCACGAGCTTATCCAACTAATTAACTAGGACGAAATGTCCCCAAGTTAGTATTCCTGCAAGCAGCCTAAGTAttggttaaaaaaaacaaaagaaaaacacaactCAAACTGACCATTAGCAGGAACtggtaaaaaaaaaggttcataCGATGCCACACCGATTGCTTTCATCTAACCTAGTTTCAACAATATTGGCGTAAGTCAAATTTTTTGAGGGAGGGCTCTGGTGATTGTGTGCTCTTCAGTACGTATCCTtctccttttttaatttttggattaTTAGTTTTCGACTGACTGCTTCACTAATCAATTGTGAACACCCGGCCAGTACATTTGGCATATATATTAACCCGATACATCACTAATCAATTGATATCATCATTGTAGATTGACCCTGCATATGCGTAGCCAATCAATCAGAAACATGCTAGTTATCAGTATCAGTTATTTTCATGGtcttaatgattttaattttggttgaTTAAGGTAATGACATGAATTACGTTGGTTGACATGCACACAACTGACCTATTTATTAGTTAGATCAACATGGTTTGACACGAACCTTGCTAATTTCTATAGAATTCAGAcaaactttaagaaaaaaatgggCTGAGAAGGAAAGCCTTTAGATTTCTCTTCTCGTCCCTTTTCACCATGTTCATTTGGCTAGACTTTGTTGCTCCGATTTATGCATGTTGGCCTTTCTCCCACCACCTCCACTAGCCTGCCTGCTACAGCATCCAGCCACCACCCATTCTGCCTAGCATGCGAGCTGACCCCCCCTCCTCGCAGCCCCACGGATGGCTGCAGTGCAGTCACCCACGATGGTAGGGAAATCGCTGGTCTCCCCGGCCCTTTCTgtaaagcttctttttttttttttttaacctttttcaGCTAATTTTcgaattattcaatttttttgacattttaaaatctatttaaagtttactacataattgtttttaaaaaaaaattgctaacATGTCAGGTTTTTGTTGACCCCTACCAACTCAACCGGTAGAGTAGACAATAATGAATGAAAGTAGTTAATTGcaagattttaaaatatcaaatataaatGTTAGAGTACTAAAAACTGAGATGGCCTTTTGCAAACTAGGGTAAACCGAAACAGTGAGTTTGCAATTAACccttaaattaatatataaccaTTTccgaagaaaataaaagatattggGCTGAGGGTTGTCGTTGTAATATTCTTTGGATGTACATGGGGATTTCGAGTAATGATTTTCagcctaaattattttatatggaagAAACTTTTAGCTCACGTTTTATCTGAAAATAGCCTTTTCTTCATCATCTTAACATTTGGTACTAGGATCTAAAGATACATGAGAAATGAAACCAAAGTTCATTGGACAACTACTCATTCTGAGCACCATAAAATTAGGTACAACACATTCAGATGTCTTATAAACAGAAACTGGTGTAAAAAGAAGGGGCTTCCATTCCTAGCATCTCACAGTTTGGCCTTAGAACAGATCAGGTGCACACTTCTTTTTATTAGTACAACAGATCAGATTCacacttaatttaattaagacttcagccaaaacattaaaaatttgattgaCCATCAAGAAATAAATCTAAATTTCCGTTTATATTTCATGGATAATCATTTCAGCCAAGCCTGTTATTGATATTAGTTTTCATGCATTTTACACGGTTATAGGATAACTTGCATGTCGCTGTTGATAGCAGGTTTACCACTCCATTGAATGAACAAAGAAATACTACACTCCTAGAACTTGAAGATGATAATGCCAAAATCCATGATATGATAAAAGTTACCATCCACAAATTGATTGTTGAAAGCAATGATATTTCATGCTATAGAATATAAAGGCCTCACAAATACCTTCAACTCGTGTCATGGAATGCAATAATCACCCAGTCTCTACTTTCACCGTTGGACTGATTCTATATCTCTGAAAATCTACTAGGAAATGCAGATTGGTTGTCCCGAGATTGGAGAATCACGAAGAAAGGTCACCTCCCTTTTCAGAAAGGATGGCAAGGCAAATGCAGCTGAATGCATCTGTTACAAAAACAATGTCATTtagtcccgtgtacttgggctcttAGCTATCctcatgatcaataaaatctagtttaccgatcaaaaaacaaaaa carries:
- the LOC109004571 gene encoding uncharacterized protein LOC109004571, whose amino-acid sequence is MGGDAQPEPNSGTKSWKIFLKNFLIPTSLTWHRDESNKEPTNDANIRNIILVAAALIAAVTFQAGVTPPGGVWQDDGKGHVPGVSIFSSRRVPYYFFLTCNTLAFSSSTFLLLSLTFGYPFFLEVLVATFAMAGTYAAAIFCVTPYEPKWFRLISMVAAVPYILRGLVYYFSFGPSAEAEAEAEA